A region of the Streptomyces durocortorensis genome:
CGCCGATCTGCTCAACGAGTACGCCAAGCTCCTGCCGCTGCTGCTGTTCAACCAGCTCTTCGGCTGCCCCGGCGACATCGGCGACCGGTTGACCCGCTCGATGTCGGCCATCTTCGACGGCGAGGACGTGCTGCGCGCCAACGCCGAGCTGACGGAGTGCCTGATGGAGCTGGTCGCGATCAAGCGCCGCCAGCCCGGCGAGGACATCACGTCCTGGCTGATCCAGCACCCGGCGGGGCTGCGGGACGAGGAGCTGAAGGACCAGCTGGTGATGCTGATGGGCGCGGGCGTCGAGCCGGAGCGCAATCTGATCGGCAACGCACTGCTGCTGATGCTCGCCGGGGAGCAGCCGGGCGCGCCCGAGCGGCGCGGTTCGGGGATGCTCGTCGAGGACGCGCTGGACGACGTGCTGTGGAACAACCCGCCGATCGCCAACTACGCGACGCACTACCCGGTGCGGGACATCGAGCTGGACGGGGTGACGCTGAAGGCGGAGACTCCGGTGCTGATCAGCTTCGCCGCCGCGAACAGCGACCCGTCCCTCACCGACGCCCGCCAGACCCTGAGCAAAGGGGCCCACCTGGCCTGGGGCGCGGGCCCGCACGTGTGCCCGGCCAAGTCGCCCGCGACGCTGATCGCGCTGACCGCGATCGAGAAGATCCTCAACACCGTCCCGGATCTCTCCCTCGCCGTCCCGGCCTCCGGGGTCGCCTGGCGGCCGGGCCCCTTCCACCGCGCCCTGGTCGCGCTGCCCGTACGGTTCACCCCGACGGCCGCCCGGCGCGCGGCGGCCGGGGTGCAGCCGCCGGCCCCGGCGCAGACCTCGGCGCAGCTGCCCGATCCGTACCGGACCGCGGCGCCGGCCTCCGCTCCGACGCACCGTCACGCTGCGGAGCCGGCCAAGAAGACCAAGGGTTGGTGGAGTTCGTTCCTCGACGTGTTCCGCGTCTGACCGACGTATGGCTCACAGGCCGACAATTCACTGGTGAAGACGGGCATTTGCGAACGATTGCATGTGACGGGGGCAACAGGGATCGACGCTTGGCGCAGATATCCGGAGGGGTAGGTTCAGGGCGGTAACCACGGGCCTAGGTCAAGGAACTCTGCGTGAGTATCACAGGCGGTAAAGACAGGACCCCCGACGGCCGACGCGCGGTGGTCGGCCTGCTCCGCAGACTCAACTCCCCGGAAGGGCAGGCCGAGCCCTACGGAATACTCGCGGAGCTACGGACGATGGGTGACGTCGTCCGAGCTCCGTGGGACGGGTACTTCGTCACCGGATTCGACACCTGCGCCAAGGTCCTGCGCGGCCGCGGCTGGCTGACCCCCGACTTCGCCTGGCAGGAGCGGCAGGAGGACAGCGAGCGCTGGGAGGCCGTCGCCACCCGGGAGATGACCGGCACGCTCTCCCGGCTCAACGCGCCCGAGCACACCTGCCAGCGACGCAGCCTCGGCAACCTCTTCGACCGCTCGACCATCGAACGCCTCACCCCCGACGTCGAGGGCCACGCCGACCGGCTGCTGGACGAGCTGGCCGACAAACTCCGCTGGGGTGAGGCCGACTTCGTCTCCACGGTCAGCGAGCAGCTGCCGATCAGCACGGTCGGCTCCTGGCTCGGCATACCGCCCGAGGACTATCCGCGGATCCTGGAGATGACGCACAACCAGGTGTACGCACAGGAGTTACTGCCGACCAAGTCGCAGCTCGCGGTCTCCGCCGGGGCGACCGTACAGCTGCGCGCCTACTTCAACGGCCTGATCGCCCGCCGCCGGGCCGAGCCGCGCAACGACGTGCTGACCGGCTGGATCCACACCTGGGACGCGATGGAACCGGACCGGGAGCGGGCGGACGAGATCCTCTACCGCCTCACCATGTTCGTCACGATCGCCTCGCTGGAGACCACCGCCACCCTGCTCTCCGCGATGACCTCGCTGCTGCTGGCCGAGCCCGGCCGCTGGGAGTGGCTGCGGGAGCACCCGGAGCACATCGACGCGGCCGTCGACGAGGTGCTGCGCTACGACCCGCCCATCCACATCAACACCCGGATCGCCGCCGAGGACACCGTCCTGGCCGGGGTCCCGATCAAGAAGGACAGTATGGTGCACGTCCTGTACGGAGCCGCCAACCACGATCCGCGGCGCAATCCGGACCCTGGCTCCTTCGACATCCTGCGCGGCGGCAGCCACCTCACCTTCGGCGGCGGGGTGCACTACTGCCTGGGCGCCGCACTGGCCAAGCTGGAGGCCCGGACGCTGCTGACGCGCATGCTGGACCGATTCCCCACGCTGCACACCACGTCCCCCGCGGTGTACGCCACCCGCATGGTCTTCCGCCGGGTCACCTCGCTGGGTGTGGCGCTGTGAAGCTCTCGCTGCCCGACTTCCTGAGCTCCTCCTCGCCCGCTCCCCGGCCCTCCACACCGGACGAGCCTCCCGCGACGGTACGCACCCGGCGCGAGGGGGCCGTTCTGCACGTGGAGCTGCACGCGCCGGAGACCGGCAACGCGGTGACCGAGGCGATGCTCGACGAGCTGCTGGACCTCTACACCGCCCCGGACCCCGAGGTGCGGGTCGTGGTGCTCAGCGGCGCCGGGGACGACTTCTGTCTGGGCGGCGACCGTACGGAGTTCGCCCGGTGGCTGGAGGAGGACCCCGCCGGCCGGGGCATCCGGGTCTCCGGGGAGAAGGCCCGCCGGGTCTGCGAGGCGATCTCCGGCAATCGGGCGGTGACCATCG
Encoded here:
- a CDS encoding cytochrome P450 family protein translates to MDPSPGATPYSPPAGCPAHQQQTSLYGPEFAADPHRVYDTFRTHGPAAPIELAPGVDATLIVQHEAALRVLQNPALFARDSRRWAALREGAVPMDSPVLPMMVYRPNCLFTDGAEHLRLRKAVTESLSRLNSSRLSRDVERIADYLIDQFIERGTADLLNEYAKLLPLLLFNQLFGCPGDIGDRLTRSMSAIFDGEDVLRANAELTECLMELVAIKRRQPGEDITSWLIQHPAGLRDEELKDQLVMLMGAGVEPERNLIGNALLLMLAGEQPGAPERRGSGMLVEDALDDVLWNNPPIANYATHYPVRDIELDGVTLKAETPVLISFAAANSDPSLTDARQTLSKGAHLAWGAGPHVCPAKSPATLIALTAIEKILNTVPDLSLAVPASGVAWRPGPFHRALVALPVRFTPTAARRAAAGVQPPAPAQTSAQLPDPYRTAAPASAPTHRHAAEPAKKTKGWWSSFLDVFRV
- a CDS encoding cytochrome P450, whose protein sequence is MGDVVRAPWDGYFVTGFDTCAKVLRGRGWLTPDFAWQERQEDSERWEAVATREMTGTLSRLNAPEHTCQRRSLGNLFDRSTIERLTPDVEGHADRLLDELADKLRWGEADFVSTVSEQLPISTVGSWLGIPPEDYPRILEMTHNQVYAQELLPTKSQLAVSAGATVQLRAYFNGLIARRRAEPRNDVLTGWIHTWDAMEPDRERADEILYRLTMFVTIASLETTATLLSAMTSLLLAEPGRWEWLREHPEHIDAAVDEVLRYDPPIHINTRIAAEDTVLAGVPIKKDSMVHVLYGAANHDPRRNPDPGSFDILRGGSHLTFGGGVHYCLGAALAKLEARTLLTRMLDRFPTLHTTSPAVYATRMVFRRVTSLGVAL